A genome region from Deltaproteobacteria bacterium includes the following:
- a CDS encoding DUF3187 family protein, protein MSTFERKRIILIVVCVSTCLMSGSSLWAEGRQAETGLFEPFAIRNQAIPALVFLPFEAATARTLPSGGFQTRLDASYSSIFTEKRDTQGRVDFDLELFEGALRLDYGITDRLQVGVQAPYRFYYGGFLDGFIKDFHDTFNLPDGGKDESEDDLCRLIWKYDDTVIANHISAHQGVGDVSLFAKVAVLLEDRWIPALSVLAHARIPTGNERKMLGAGEPAFGFGIAADKHFGNFFLNLNVFYFLLDEPDFFEDLEVNNVFAGSLMVGYQITQNFAPMLQVNAATPLFDDTGIAALDRDLVQLIVGFQYNFSAATRFQIGFAEDLVSSSSPDFTVYVALNQFF, encoded by the coding sequence ATGTCTACTTTCGAACGGAAGCGGATCATCCTCATTGTCGTATGTGTTTCAACGTGCCTGATGTCGGGTTCCTCTCTATGGGCAGAAGGACGGCAAGCGGAAACAGGCTTGTTCGAGCCGTTCGCCATCCGAAATCAAGCTATTCCGGCGCTCGTTTTTCTGCCCTTTGAAGCCGCTACTGCGAGGACCCTTCCAAGTGGTGGATTTCAGACTCGATTGGACGCGAGTTATAGCAGCATATTTACGGAGAAGCGGGATACCCAAGGTCGAGTGGACTTCGATTTGGAGCTGTTCGAAGGGGCTTTAAGGTTGGACTATGGAATCACCGACCGGCTTCAGGTAGGAGTGCAGGCGCCCTACCGCTTTTATTACGGAGGATTTCTGGACGGCTTCATCAAGGATTTTCACGATACGTTCAATCTTCCGGACGGGGGAAAGGACGAGTCGGAAGACGACCTCTGCCGCCTCATATGGAAATACGACGATACGGTGATCGCGAATCATATTTCGGCTCACCAGGGGGTGGGAGATGTTTCGCTGTTTGCAAAGGTTGCCGTGCTGTTGGAAGATCGGTGGATACCCGCCTTGAGCGTTCTGGCGCACGCCCGCATTCCCACGGGCAACGAACGCAAAATGCTGGGGGCCGGAGAGCCGGCCTTCGGATTCGGAATCGCGGCGGATAAGCATTTTGGAAATTTTTTCTTGAACCTGAATGTCTTTTATTTTTTACTGGATGAGCCCGATTTCTTCGAAGACCTGGAAGTGAACAATGTGTTTGCAGGCTCCCTCATGGTGGGTTACCAAATCACCCAAAACTTTGCTCCCATGCTCCAGGTGAATGCGGCTACTCCACTTTTCGACGATACCGGCATTGCGGCGCTGGACCGGGACCTCGTGCAACTCATCGTCGGATTCCAATACAACTTCTCGGCTGCGACACGTTTCCAAATAGGCTTTGCCGAGGATCTCGTTTCCAGTTCGAGTCCGGATTTTACAGTATACGTGGCGTTGAATCAGTTTTTTTGA
- a CDS encoding 2-dehydropantoate 2-reductase, translating into MKFCVIGPGAVGCLFGGYLAQAGFETVLLDHLPERAKMIGDRGIIVEGIRGGFQVPVKAVLQPEDAGTPDVVLVCVKAYDTAGAALSARKLVREGTLVVTLQNGLGNVEELSKALKGAGTIVAGTTTQGATSKGEGHVRHAGEGDTILGVVESAGEAGRSVANLEELVRCFEKAGFPTRTAENIHDIIWSKLIVNVGINALTAISRLKNGELVRWSGAERLMERAVNEAIQVAGALGVRPVFPDPLARVRKVCELTAGNISSMLQDVLKRKKTEIAFINGAIVREGERCKVATPTNACLTELVLTIQETYDRQLFSM; encoded by the coding sequence GTGAAGTTTTGTGTCATTGGGCCGGGCGCCGTGGGCTGCCTGTTTGGCGGCTATCTGGCGCAGGCCGGCTTCGAGACGGTTTTGCTGGATCATCTTCCTGAACGCGCGAAGATGATCGGGGATCGCGGTATTATTGTGGAAGGGATCCGGGGAGGTTTTCAAGTCCCCGTGAAAGCAGTACTCCAACCCGAAGACGCCGGCACGCCGGACGTCGTTCTGGTATGCGTGAAAGCCTATGACACCGCCGGCGCCGCTTTATCGGCGCGTAAGCTCGTTCGGGAAGGCACGCTGGTGGTCACGCTCCAGAACGGTCTGGGAAACGTGGAAGAACTCTCGAAGGCCCTGAAGGGTGCGGGAACGATTGTGGCGGGCACCACCACACAGGGCGCCACATCGAAGGGTGAAGGCCACGTACGTCATGCCGGGGAGGGCGATACCATACTGGGGGTGGTGGAATCGGCGGGCGAGGCCGGACGCTCCGTCGCGAACCTTGAAGAACTGGTGCGCTGCTTTGAAAAGGCGGGATTCCCCACCCGGACCGCGGAAAACATCCACGATATCATCTGGAGCAAGCTGATCGTCAATGTGGGCATCAACGCCCTGACCGCCATTAGCCGACTTAAGAACGGGGAACTCGTTCGATGGTCCGGCGCCGAAAGGCTGATGGAACGCGCGGTCAATGAAGCCATCCAGGTGGCCGGGGCGTTGGGCGTGCGGCCGGTGTTCCCGGATCCCCTGGCTCGGGTTAGGAAGGTGTGCGAACTTACAGCGGGCAACATTTCTTCCATGCTGCAGGATGTACTGAAGCGGAAGAAGACGGAGATCGCTTTTATAAATGGGGCGATCGTCCGGGAAGGAGAGCGCTGCAAGGTGGCGACGCCGACAAACGCCTGCCTGACGGAACTGGTCTTGACCATACAGGAAACGTACGACCGTCAACTGTTCAGCATGTGA
- the panB gene encoding 3-methyl-2-oxobutanoate hydroxymethyltransferase produces MEQRSKATIPYLMDKKRTGKKITMLTAYDYSMAFIMDQAGIDTILVGDSLGMVVLGYNSTVPVTMEEMIHHCKAVRRGTEYAFLIGDMPFMSYQTSVEEAVRNAGRFLKEAGCDAVKLEGGQEMAETVAAMVRIGIPVVGHIGLTPQTATSLGGFKVQGKDLTSAQKQLDSARALDQAGTCMLVLECVPDKLAKKITESVRMPTIGIGAGVDCDGQVLVSNDLLGLFKKFTPKFVKKYADLFPSIDEAFRTYIEEVAAGTFPAVEHTFVMKEHDLEGLK; encoded by the coding sequence ATGGAACAACGAAGTAAGGCGACCATACCGTATCTGATGGACAAGAAGAGAACCGGCAAGAAAATCACAATGCTGACCGCCTATGACTACTCCATGGCCTTCATCATGGATCAGGCGGGCATCGACACCATCCTTGTGGGCGATAGTCTGGGCATGGTGGTTCTGGGATACAATTCAACCGTGCCCGTCACCATGGAGGAGATGATCCATCACTGCAAGGCGGTTCGGAGGGGAACCGAATACGCGTTCTTGATCGGGGATATGCCTTTCATGTCTTACCAGACGTCCGTGGAAGAGGCGGTGCGAAACGCGGGCCGTTTTCTCAAGGAAGCGGGTTGCGACGCCGTGAAGCTGGAAGGCGGCCAGGAAATGGCGGAAACGGTTGCAGCGATGGTCCGGATCGGCATACCCGTGGTGGGACATATCGGCCTGACTCCGCAAACAGCCACTTCACTGGGTGGATTCAAGGTTCAAGGCAAGGATCTGACCTCGGCTCAAAAACAGCTCGACTCGGCGAGGGCTCTGGACCAGGCGGGAACGTGCATGTTGGTGCTCGAGTGCGTTCCGGACAAACTAGCCAAGAAGATCACCGAGTCCGTCCGCATGCCCACCATCGGCATCGGCGCGGGGGTGGACTGCGACGGCCAGGTACTGGTCTCAAACGATCTGTTGGGCCTGTTCAAGAAGTTCACTCCAAAATTCGTTAAGAAATATGCAGACCTATTTCCGTCCATTGACGAGGCGTTTAGGACATACATCGAGGAAGTCGCCGCTGGAACCTTTCCGGCTGTCGAGCATACCTTCGTCATGAAAGAACACGACTTGGAGGGATTGAAATAA